In Euphorbia lathyris chromosome 2, ddEupLath1.1, whole genome shotgun sequence, the sequence AACTTATAGTTAAGCTTCCAGAACTAGTCTTCTTAACAGTAGTTAAGTTACATTTGTTTGAATATAGGCATAACACAATAACAAGTGTATGCATCAGGCAACAACAAATTAGAATGGACTTAACAAGCAGAGGAAAAGTTTAGGTTAAGTAGGCATCCTACTCAGAAGTGAGAAAGTATAGAGCGCTTTCATTGTTTTAAGTAGACATTCCACTTGAAACTAAAAACTAATGTAGATGTACTATTTGTGGGTCATGGTCGTGTGGATCGAGTAACACGTTTTAGTAATGTAGGCCCCACTTATTTTATTGCGAGACCCATAAATGATTGATAATTTTATTGCGTGACCCATTAATGATTGGTATGAAGTTTAGCACGTAAATCTGAAGTTTATGGCTTAGTGCAGTAGTGCACGTGGTATGGGTGATATGGAAAGGTCGAAAtgcctgttttttttttacaatgttATGCCAAACATTCATGTTTCTCTTCGAATGCTTTGGACTCAGATTAGACAGACCGACCTCTTGGGGAAAGGTACGGTTTGGAACTCAGTTGTCGAACGGAAGATCCTTTGTTCTCTTGCGCTAAATCCCGGATTACGGAAGGCCCCTTGTATTATTCCGGTTCGATGGCAGCCTCCGCCCAGTGGATGGATTAAGGCTAACACGGACACCTGGGTCGTGATATCTACTGCTGGCTGCAGAGGCATTTACAGAAACAACTCGGGTTAGGTGTTGGGGGCTTTCGCTTTCCCGACGGCCTCCCATTTTGCCCATATAACAGAACTGCAAGCGGCTATAGCGGCGGTATCATACGGTTACTCACGAGGTTGGCGCAGACTCTGGTTAGAAATATTAGAGATTATATTGTTTATTTGTAGATTATAtcttatatgtatattcaacATAGTTAGTTCCTTATTTcttgtcagagattaatataagatatataatGGGGCCTTAACTATAAGCTGGAGCTTTTAGTTAAGGTCCAATTATATATCTACGTGGTTGCGGTAATGAGGTCTCGCACTCGTGTGGTCACATGGCAACTCAGGACAGACTGGTCAGATTGCCGAATTCAATCGCAGGAGATACAGTTTACGGTTTCCCACACGTACCGCGAAGGAAATCAAGTTGTGATTCGGCTTGCTAACTATGGACGAATCAGCACGGGACAGTGTTGGTGGGATGCCTTACCCAACTTCTGCCAATTCTTGCTTAGGGATAATATCTGGGGGCAGGGCCTCATTCCGTTTTTCTTAACTTTgcattatttattgattctttaaCAATGTAttgattttttctttctctttaataATACACTCCGGAGTATTCCCTCCCTCCTCacttctaataaaaaaaaaattcaaaatattgtttAGAAGGAAATAGGCTTGACAATTAGTTTTATCAAAGCATCAAGATTCTTTTTAAATGGAAGTAAGAAAATCCAAAGAAAAACATATTAATTTGCACAAAGTACAAAATCATTAAAATTCAAGCTATATTAGCTACAAATTCTCCACAAACTTCCAAGAAcatgacatttttttttaaggTGGAAAATATTGGTACTAATTAACTTTATAAGAAATGTTTCTGAACTTACaaataattactttttttattaaatagtATTAGACTTATTTTACATTAGTAAGATTTTCCATATTCCTATTTCTAAACGAAATTACAAAATATGGAGGGTGCATTTCTCTCTATCAATCCAAATTAAGCTGGCAAAAGAAATATGTGTATGTATGATCAAAAAAACGACAAAAAGGTGAGCCAATCCCGATCTCTATCTCTCTGTCGAAAACCTTATAAATAGAAGAGCCCATATCTCAACTTCATCATCCAGCAAATTCGTATAACTTAATTAAATTTTGTGTTggtagaaaaaaagaaattctGAAATGGCTATCTCAAAGATTTGTGTTGTGCTTGCTGTTTTTGTTGTTATCTGTTCGGAGATCTCAGCATCTCGTGAACTTGGTGAGACTACTGGTATGACAGGTGAGTATTACATAGATCTTAAATTTAATGAGTTAAACGAAATCCACTAAAATCAGTTGGAGAGTTTTTTAAAATATCTTACTGTATAAATTTTTCAGTGTAATTTAGGTTTATTTTAGAGGAAAAGTACTTATGTAGTTAATACTGTTGCAGATGGATATGCATATGGAGATGGATATGGAAAGGGGAAAGGCGATGGCGATTATGGATATAAGGGGCATGGTTATGGAGATTCATATGGGAAGAAAAAAGGGTCATGCTATGGAGATTCATATGGGAAAAAAGGGCATGATTATGGAGATTCATATGGAGATTCCTATGGGAAAAAAGGGCATAGCTATGGAGATTCCTATGGGAAAAAAGGGCATGGTTATGGAGATTCATATGGAGATTCCTATGGGAAAAAAGGGCATAGCTATGGAGATTCATATGGCAACAAAGGGCATGGCTATGGAGGATATGACCACAAGGGGTATGGTTATGGGCATGATGGAAAGAAGAATTAGATCAATGATTTAATTCACTTTTGCTTATATATGGATCACAATTGTTATGTACTAGATACTGCAACATAACATATCAACTATAATTTCACCTTTTGAAATTATCCCCAATAAA encodes:
- the LOC136219146 gene encoding uncharacterized protein, whose amino-acid sequence is MAISKICVVLAVFVVICSEISASRELGETTGMTDGYAYGDGYGKGKGDGDYGYKGHGYGDSYGKKKGSCYGDSYGKKGHDYGDSYGDSYGKKGHSYGDSYGKKGHGYGDSYGDSYGKKGHSYGDSYGNKGHGYGGYDHKGYGYGHDGKKN